One Coleofasciculus chthonoplastes PCC 7420 genomic region harbors:
- a CDS encoding pentapeptide repeat-containing protein codes for MPLMHIYLGNQNTIMDADELLRRYAVGERDFRRVNLRNASLIGADLTHANLRGSDLSQSNLTGASLKLVNFREANLTQITLRGADLVEANLISSNLTQANLSEANLINASLRASTLNGANLSRANLSEAILSEAIMREANLNQAKLIDASLSRTNLSYATLISANLEKANLTNAILLETNLKQANLNKALLHGANFTQADLTEVDLSQARLNGVNLTRAILVGAKLRGVSICWTTLRGANLSKANLYRAKLCWSNLTEAILLETVLLDANMDQVNLRGATLTGAILPDGSSYE; via the coding sequence ATGCCTTTGATGCACATCTACCTAGGCAATCAAAACACGATTATGGATGCCGATGAACTGCTGAGACGATATGCAGTAGGGGAACGGGACTTCAGACGAGTTAATCTTAGAAACGCCTCCCTGATTGGTGCTGATCTGACTCATGCCAACCTACGAGGATCTGACTTAAGCCAAAGCAATCTAACTGGGGCGTCTCTCAAACTTGTCAACTTTCGAGAAGCCAATCTCACTCAAATCACCTTACGTGGCGCAGATTTGGTCGAAGCGAACCTAATTTCGAGTAACTTAACCCAAGCTAATCTTAGTGAAGCCAATTTAATCAATGCCAGTTTGCGAGCATCTACCTTGAATGGTGCGAATCTCAGTCGTGCCAATCTGTCGGAAGCCATTCTCAGTGAGGCAATCATGCGGGAAGCTAACTTAAATCAGGCAAAATTGATAGACGCTTCACTCAGTCGCACCAATCTTTCTTATGCTACATTAATTAGCGCCAATTTAGAAAAGGCGAATTTGACAAATGCGATTCTTCTAGAGACAAACTTAAAACAGGCAAATCTGAACAAAGCCCTGTTACATGGTGCTAACTTTACCCAGGCAGACTTAACTGAAGTCGATTTAAGTCAGGCTCGGCTTAATGGCGTTAACTTGACCAGAGCGATACTCGTTGGGGCTAAACTCAGAGGCGTAAGTATTTGTTGGACAACCCTACGAGGTGCTAATCTTAGCAAAGCTAATTTATATCGCGCCAAACTATGCTGGTCTAATTTAACTGAAGCAATTTTACTAGAAACCGTTTTACTCGATGCCAATATGGATCAGGTTAACCTACGCGGTGCGACATTAACCGGGGCGATATTACCCGATGGATCAAGTTATGAGTGA
- the ilvD gene encoding dihydroxy-acid dehydratase, with translation MSDNLRSQVVTQGVQRSPNRAMLRAVGFSDRDFTKPIVGLANGYSTITPCNMGINDLALRAEAGLKQAGAMPQVFGTITISDGISMGTEGMKYSLVSREVIADSIETVCNGQSMDGVLAIGGCDKNMPGAMIAIARLNIPAIFVYGGTIKPGHLDGQDLTVVSAFEAVGQHSAGKITEEQLVAVERNACPGAGSCGGMFTANTMSSAFEAMGMSLPYSSTMAAEDAEKADSTEKSAFVLVDAIRQQILPKQILTRQAFENAISVIMAVGGSTNAVLHLLAIARAIGVELSLDDFETIRAKVPVLCDLKPSGRYVATNLHQAGGIPQVMKMLLVHDLLHGEALTITGQTLAEVLADVPEEPPSDQDVIRPWDNPMYTQGHLAILKGNLATEGAVAKITGVKTPQITGPARVFESEEACLDAILAGKIQAGDVIVVRYEGPKGGPGMREMLAPTSAIIGAGLGDSVGLITDGRFSGGTYGMVVGHVAPEAAVGGAIALVEEGDSITIDAPARLLQINISDQELQQRRAKWQPAKPRYTKGVLAKYAKLVSSSSLGAVTDFESVMNQITE, from the coding sequence ATGTCAGACAACCTGAGAAGTCAAGTCGTTACCCAAGGTGTGCAACGATCGCCAAATCGTGCCATGCTTCGTGCTGTCGGTTTTAGCGATCGCGATTTTACTAAGCCAATTGTTGGGTTAGCGAATGGTTATAGTACAATCACGCCCTGTAATATGGGCATCAATGATTTAGCGCTAAGGGCAGAAGCCGGACTGAAACAAGCGGGGGCGATGCCGCAAGTCTTTGGTACTATTACGATTAGCGATGGTATCTCTATGGGTACTGAGGGGATGAAATATTCCCTGGTGTCACGGGAAGTGATTGCTGACTCCATCGAAACCGTCTGTAATGGTCAAAGTATGGACGGGGTGCTGGCAATTGGTGGCTGTGATAAGAATATGCCCGGGGCGATGATTGCGATCGCGCGGCTGAATATTCCCGCTATTTTTGTCTATGGGGGAACGATTAAACCCGGACATCTGGATGGACAAGATTTAACCGTTGTCAGCGCCTTTGAAGCAGTGGGACAACATAGCGCGGGTAAGATTACAGAAGAACAACTGGTAGCCGTCGAACGAAATGCTTGTCCTGGTGCGGGTTCTTGTGGGGGGATGTTCACGGCTAACACTATGTCCTCGGCATTTGAAGCCATGGGGATGAGTTTACCCTATTCCTCGACGATGGCGGCGGAAGATGCCGAAAAAGCAGATAGTACGGAAAAATCGGCGTTTGTTCTGGTTGATGCGATTCGTCAGCAAATCCTGCCTAAGCAGATTTTAACCCGCCAAGCCTTTGAAAATGCCATCTCGGTAATTATGGCAGTGGGTGGATCAACGAATGCGGTACTGCATTTACTGGCAATTGCGCGGGCGATCGGGGTAGAGTTATCCCTGGATGACTTTGAAACCATTCGTGCTAAAGTTCCGGTTCTGTGTGATCTTAAACCCAGTGGCAGATATGTAGCGACAAACTTACATCAGGCGGGTGGTATTCCCCAAGTGATGAAAATGCTGCTGGTTCATGATTTGTTACATGGTGAGGCATTAACGATTACGGGGCAAACCCTAGCGGAAGTCTTAGCCGATGTACCTGAGGAACCACCCTCAGATCAAGATGTGATTCGTCCCTGGGATAATCCCATGTATACTCAAGGACATTTGGCGATTTTAAAAGGAAATTTGGCAACCGAAGGTGCGGTGGCGAAGATTACAGGCGTGAAAACCCCCCAAATTACGGGTCCAGCACGAGTCTTTGAATCCGAGGAAGCCTGTCTGGATGCAATTTTGGCGGGTAAGATTCAAGCTGGAGATGTGATTGTGGTGCGTTATGAGGGACCCAAAGGAGGTCCGGGAATGCGGGAAATGTTAGCGCCAACCTCAGCAATTATTGGTGCTGGCTTAGGGGATTCCGTGGGATTAATTACCGATGGTCGCTTTTCTGGTGGGACCTATGGTATGGTGGTCGGTCATGTTGCCCCAGAAGCCGCCGTTGGGGGTGCGATCGCGTTAGTCGAAGAAGGGGATTCGATTACGATTGATGCTCCGGCGCGATTATTACAGATTAATATATCCGATCAGGAACTGCAACAACGCCGCGCCAAGTGGCAACCTGCCAAACCCCGATATACCAAAGGAGTGCTGGCGAAGTATGCCAAATTAGTGTCTTCTAGCAGTTTGGGTGCGGTGACAGATTTTGAATCGGTGATGAATCAGATAACGGAGTGA
- a CDS encoding Nif11-like leader peptide family natural product precursor, which translates to MTGDRAPLVVKLASQQGFNFSVDDLRTVVDAFGRYQLGELSEAEFSQRIGLSNLDQGTQESIPSIKKTLEFVYRGTRYQRINGKLVPVIQPTNSTPSVLQFMQKTSEDQGLQQQLATLLGVGDGDISSQMELDAQEADALTGDRAPLVVKFAAQQGFNFSVEDLRTTVDAFQQYQSGEISANDFSKIICVSNLDQGTKESISSITKTLDYVYRGTRYKRINGKLVPVHESVNSTPNVLQFMQKTADDPEVKQKLGALLGVGDGDISSYSELDQQEAAALIGDRAPLVVKFAAQHGFDFSVEQLTTVVDAFVRYKSGELSDQELAKVLGLSDQGIPASLPSIKQTLEFVYRGTRYQKINGQLVPVEKPATTVPQVLQFMQKTAEDKQLQQQLGTLLGVGDGDISSYSELDAAEAQALTNNAPVVVDFARKQGFEFSVDDLTRVVDAFAQYQSGELSEKEFSKIIGFSSQGTKESFPALKKLVSFLSGGAGSPN; encoded by the coding sequence GAAGCAGAGTTCTCGCAACGCATTGGATTATCCAACCTCGATCAAGGAACACAAGAGAGTATTCCCTCGATTAAAAAGACATTAGAATTTGTCTATCGGGGAACTCGCTATCAACGAATTAATGGGAAACTCGTTCCTGTTATCCAACCCACTAATTCTACGCCCAGTGTGCTGCAATTTATGCAAAAGACATCGGAAGATCAGGGCTTACAGCAACAATTAGCTACTCTGTTGGGCGTTGGCGATGGGGATATCAGTAGTCAAATGGAACTCGATGCTCAAGAAGCCGACGCCTTAACAGGCGATCGCGCCCCCTTAGTTGTCAAGTTTGCCGCCCAACAAGGGTTTAACTTTTCCGTTGAAGACTTAAGAACAACGGTAGATGCGTTTCAACAGTATCAATCAGGCGAAATATCGGCTAACGATTTCTCAAAGATTATTTGTGTATCTAACCTAGATCAGGGGACAAAAGAAAGTATCTCCTCAATTACCAAGACATTAGACTATGTATATCGGGGGACTCGTTATAAACGCATTAATGGTAAGCTAGTCCCCGTACATGAATCGGTGAATTCTACACCCAATGTCCTGCAATTTATGCAGAAAACGGCTGACGATCCGGAAGTTAAACAAAAATTAGGAGCATTATTGGGAGTCGGTGACGGCGACATAAGTAGCTATTCCGAATTGGATCAGCAAGAAGCCGCTGCGTTAATCGGCGATCGCGCCCCGTTAGTGGTAAAATTTGCGGCTCAACATGGGTTTGACTTTTCCGTTGAACAACTCACAACGGTTGTTGATGCCTTTGTGCGATATAAATCCGGAGAACTATCTGATCAGGAGTTAGCTAAAGTTCTGGGCTTGTCTGATCAAGGGATACCAGCAAGTTTACCCTCAATTAAACAAACTCTAGAGTTTGTCTATCGCGGAACTCGTTACCAAAAAATTAATGGACAATTGGTTCCCGTGGAAAAACCAGCAACGACTGTTCCCCAAGTGTTACAGTTTATGCAGAAAACCGCCGAAGATAAACAACTCCAACAACAACTGGGAACATTACTCGGTGTTGGCGATGGAGACATTAGTAGTTATTCAGAACTCGACGCCGCAGAAGCGCAAGCCCTCACGAATAATGCTCCAGTGGTGGTAGACTTTGCTAGGAAACAAGGTTTTGAGTTTTCTGTAGACGATTTAACTCGGGTGGTTGATGCGTTTGCACAGTATCAGTCTGGTGAATTATCTGAGAAGGAGTTCTCCAAAATTATTGGCTTTTCCAGTCAAGGAACCAAAGAAAGTTTTCCTGCACTGAAAAAGCTCGTCAGTTTTCTATCAGGTGGTGCGGGTTCCCCTAACTAG